In Vanessa atalanta chromosome W, ilVanAtal1.2, whole genome shotgun sequence, a genomic segment contains:
- the LOC125075555 gene encoding uncharacterized protein LOC125075555 yields the protein MSLLGESNLRDIIKQELSSAIQKHVTEQLNKINEQMAGFLESMTFINSQFEEIKAAVEEKSAIINDLRKENTHLQESVKDLTSRLNIVESHMRECNVEISGIPEYKAENLIKTMVQLGQAVKSPLTEDDIHYVTRVAKLNKNAEKPRSVIVKLRTIKHRDTLLAAVAQFNKKNPEDKLSSQHLGIGGSRVPIYVSEHLTPTNKSLHAATRIKAKEMKYRFTWIRNGKIYVRKDEFSQAIVIKNEGSLKLII from the coding sequence ATGAGCTTGTTAGGCGAGAGTAACTTGCGTGACATTATTAAACAAGAGCTTTCTTCAGCGATACAAAAGCATGTTACGgaacaattgaataaaattaacgaGCAAATGGCGGGATTTCTAGAGTCcatgacatttattaattcgCAATTTGAAGAAATCAAAGCAGCAGTAGAAGAAAAGTCTGCTATTATCAACGACTTAAGAAAAGAAAACACTCATCTCCAAGAATCTGTTAAAGACCTAACATCTAGGCTTAATATAGTCGAATCGCACATGAGAGAATGTAATGTTGAAATTAGCGGTATTCCTGAATATAAAGCGGAAAACTTGATCAAAACTATGGTACAACTAGGTCAAGCAGTAAAAAGCCCACTGACAGAGGATGACATTCATTATGTCACTCGAGTTGCTAAGCTTAACAAGAACGCTGAAAAACCGCGGTCTGTCATTGTAAAGTTACGTACGATAAAGCATAGAGACACCCTTCTAGCAGCAGTAGCtcaattcaacaaaaaaaatcctGAAGACAAATTGAGCTCTCAACATCTGGGAATTGGGGGATCTCGAGTACCAATATACGTATCTGAGCATCTGACTCCTACTAACAAATCCCTACATGCAGCTACGCGAATCAAGGCTAAGGAAATGAAATACCGCTTCACATGGATCAGAAATGGCAAAATCTATGTTCGAAAAGACGAATTTAGTCAAGCCATAGTCATTAAAAACGAAGGTAGTCTTAAGCTgatcatttaa